The Clavelina lepadiformis chromosome 3, kaClaLepa1.1, whole genome shotgun sequence region TCATTACAAAGCTGTCATACCTTACTAGCCTACCTCTAACGTATAGAATTAGGTTATCCTACATAATAACATCGACCTATAGACTATGTGCCTACTAAACTGACTCAATTGCAGAACTGAGAGAGTTCTGTCGTTGCTGAATATTAAAAGCCTAAAACTTACCATATCAATAACACAAAACATCTTGCAAGTTACGCTTGAGAAATGGCAATTATGCAGATTATATGAATAGAATACAAGAAATCGCAACCATGTTAAAATAAAGGAACAAGAATAATACCAACAATTACGTAATATAATGGCAACTTTCTCTTACTACCATGCAGTAAAGACCTTCAAGCTTTGCACAACGTGAGGCGAGGTTACTCTACCATAACGATTGCAAAGACATCTTAACTGGAAACATAGGATGCTGGTTGAATCAAACGGAACTAACTTTgcttcaaataaaaatgacaGGTTGATAATTAATGAAAGTTGTCTGATGTTACTGAATATGACTCTGCAAAAGCATATCAAATACTAGCAgtggttttgtttgctttaacgCTATTTTAATCTCAATCTCAGATTGGGCTAATTataaaaacttcaaaagaGAACCTGTTTAACTTTGGACAAATGAAATGTTTAACAAAGATCAAAAACAGGTAAAGTGTTAAAAAAGCACTTGAAATTTgcatttgtttcaatttaaaGCTACTATTATGTAGTATCGTTATAATAATACTATATTTCCATACAATAAGCAAAAAGATTATTTATTTCtatcatttctttttttctagaagaaaatttttaaattaattctCATGCTAAATGTTCTCTAAGCAATCTCCTTAATACTAGAACTGATTTCAAAACGAAAGCGAATTACAAGATGTTTAAAGTTGTGATCTCCTTGACCTTTTGACATAATGTTTTATGTGAGTCACCTAGCATCACGATTACGTCACCCTTTTTTGTGTTGGTCCTATGACTAAATGCATGATGATCGAGATTGTGACGTGGTGGGCTAAAAGTTCATGTCAAGGCAGGACTATTatgaaagtttgctttcagtaagCCAGATAAATACGCCAGTCAATGCAATGCCAAACTTGCGCCACGCTAACGTAATACTTAGCCTATTACCTTACTGCATTAGGCAAAACTGTAATCCTATAGCCTTTACCAAAAAATGGCAAGCCCACTTTCTGCGCCGTAGAAagcatcatacaaacttttgAGTAGGGTAGGCTACTATACTAGTTACTGCAGTACTAGGTTATTCAGTCTAGCTATAGAGTTTTTCCAAAGTTACATTCGATTAAACTTTCAAAGTTAATCCTGGTAAGCACAccagctagcctttgtgcaatttgCGATTGACGTAAACATTTTTTGGTTCGTCACCGTCATCTGGCTGTGCACTTGTTTATTAAACCCctttttttggtgttttaagttttttactGTCTTGCCTCAATTTGGAACTGTTTAGTGTTCATCAGAACACTTGGCATTTTGGCTACTGGGCCGACTGTGGAATTAATTTCATGAATGCGTACCTAGGCTAACAGTATAAGGTGGTCATTTTTACGATGTAAGCATAATAACATGTTGCCAATAACCTGCAGTCGCTTCATTGCATAATCTCAGAATATCCACTTTCTTACCAACCATATTTTGTACGGTGTGAAGTGCAATGTGTATATGTTTGagcaaaaattaactttgtatATAAAGAATTGCTTACATTGTTTTGCGTTCATATGTATATACTGTGTCTGTATGTATACCAGTAAAACTAAATACAAGAATTTTGGGTTtcgtatacaagtgcacaaccagataacgtcacaatttgattagctggggtctagtatacaaaggaaTTCGGtgattgtgcacttgtatactagacccagaATTTTAAGGGCACCCATGGCAAATTCTTGCGGCTCCCCAGTTTAGGGATTGCTGCGCCAGCTTTATTGCTTAGCTTTCTTTATCtccggactgcagagtatggccattttcagcaagatcttgtaCGTGCAACAACcgaaaatgacaaaaacttAGTGCGCCGAAGCACTGTCTAAGTCATGAAGTGAAAAATTACCCACCGAAAGTGCACCCATGCTAAACTCGCAGTCTGGCTTTATACATCTAACTTTTTAACAATAGGCCTAGTCTGTTTGTCATGCCATTACTCCATTTCACTGCAGGGCACTGCGTTCAAGCTCGAACGTGCTACTTGCCCACTGTTTTCTACTTATATGAGATTTAAACAATCCAGCTACCAttgatcaaaatgtttatgctATTTTGTTTGTACTATTGCTTCTAGTgctaaacacaatttttttgtaagccaggtttaaaaaaactgttaacaggtttaaaaacaaaaaatggtttGTATTCCCTGCATAGTGATTCCATTTGTTCTGTGGGTTTACCACAAATTCCTTCAACCATGGATTTATCCAGTCATATCAAAGTTCTGGACTTCAAAACAACTCACTTCAAGCAGCAATGGAGAAGTCAAAAAAGtactttaaataatttttttttatgttaaatgcGTACATTCTGCTTACAGTGAAGTGTATTGTAAAGGCAAATCTTTGGTGTCAGTTTGCTGCAATAGTTGAAACAATTCTTTGCCTGAAATTATGGAAGTCTCTAAATTATACTGACTGACATATTTAAATGCGATTTTGATActattttgtttaatgtttttgcagTGTCCTTTCAACTCAACTGAAAACAAAGCTGAAGTAACTGCTGGTGGTGAAATGGCCAAAGATAAAAAGACAGATTAACCGCAAACAATTTTCTCTGTATATAGCAAAAGTAAGCTGCCTATCGCGGTCAAATAGAGCTCGCCAGTTGTCATTGTTGGTTCATTGTGTCATGTAGAAAAGGCAATTGGGTTTAAAGAAGCATCTCAATATCTCGTTCAGTGATACATAtacatttttaagtttatttcatttggtATATAGGCTACTTCAGATATCACATAGCGATTTTGTATCTTTGCTTATAGTCCACCATTTCCTATTTTTCGTGCTTGTGGTATGAGTGCAATAAATTAAACActtcaaaaaatcttttaatgaAAACCCACAGCAAAGTAAATGATTGCAAGTAACAAGATGATTGACAATAATTCAAGCATAGATAAAGCAGAGCCATAGACAATACaaataatacaatacaaaaaccCATGCTAACTGCGTTGTAGcacataaatatataaaatccTTGCCAACAAAATTCATCAAATTTCTATTTTAAGCCATTTATATCTCTAAAACACTGACTCATGCAATCAACTGATGACACAAACACAGCATTGCATATTATACAATGTTAATGTGGTACCGACGTTCAATCTATCAAATAAGAATGATATAGCAAACCAAGGCTACTGGCCACAGTCCAGTTAAATGAACTCCACCACACAATGTATGAAAACACGCCCCTGAGTAAGACGGGGGTGAAAATGGCTCGAATGCTGTACAAATTGCCTCCAACTGTATGAACCATGTCTTGAAGAGTTGAATCTGATAGTAATTGGTTGCTGGAAGCTTCATTATTCTGTACAATAGCAGTTGTCAGATTCATCACATTATCTTTGTAGTCAGCTGAAAACGCCAACCAGGAATAGCCACCCATTGTCTTCAGGCACATGACAGAGCACAATACCAACACCAAGGGGCTAAGATACTGCACGGCTACAACGCCAAGATAGTAGAATACAcgtgttattattttttgaagttcaATGTTGGTAATCATCCCTGATTCTTTTCTTAGCTTCATCATTTTCTCATAAGCAATATTGAGATAAGCTTGCAGATGAATACGAAGCAAAGCAAGCCTCAAAAAACAGATGCAAATGATAAACAATATCCTCATAATCTCAAACTGGCTGTCGGTCAGCATGGGTGAGACATCTTCCGACCTTCCAAGGCCAATTCTAGGATCTCGAATCAGGTCCCGTACAATCGGTTTTATCCACATGAGGGCAATAGCAGCAggagcaaaaaagtttaaatgaagGAGAAACTGTGTGAAGGCATTCCCTTTTGAATATCTAAGAGCGTCAACGTACATTTGTGCCATTCTAAGAGCTGGGAAAGCAAAAAGAATGCCCAAAAAGCTGCTGCAAGTGGCCAACAAAAGTTTAATCCCAGATATTGAGAAATGTCGCTTTTCAGGCACTGTGCTGTTTGTGGATGTGATGTTGTCATTAATGTATGCTTCAATGCCAAATTCCAGCACGTCTTCTTTTATCATAAGTGTGCCAAGCGCTACTATGAACGAGAACATGCCGTATGTTATAGACATAGATATTTCACCGCCAGCTTTGGCTTTCGCGTAAAGAACTAAAACTGAGCATAGGTTCTTCACAGCAAACCACATAGATAGCAAAATCCAAACCATGGATATATTGAACTCTTTAGTGGGATGCCAACTTTCGTAATAGATCTCAGTGCCAATGTATACGAAAATACTGAACAATGTATAATTGACAAGCCATTCATAGTCTGTATAATTTCTAAGAATAATGGTGTCAATCACGTAGACTGGTTGAGCATCGAGAgttatttcaagttttttggaaactttAAAAGTTGTTGAATTCTTTTGATCGCTGTAGTTGTGACGACGATTTCTTGCTTTATTATTACTCTTATCTGAAGGCTTTCCAGCTAATTTTTTCAGTT contains the following coding sequences:
- the LOC143450098 gene encoding transmembrane protein 161B-like — protein: MHFYIGAHETIEANIMAVFGFQLCFTLIMASFMQKLTPIYSFGRWLMCNGSLVRYKHPTDEELKKLAGKPSDKSNNKARNRRHNYSDQKNSTTFKVSKKLEITLDAQPVYVIDTIILRNYTDYEWLVNYTLFSIFVYIGTEIYYESWHPTKEFNISMVWILLSMWFAVKNLCSVLVLYAKAKAGGEISMSITYGMFSFIVALGTLMIKEDVLEFGIEAYINDNITSTNSTVPEKRHFSISGIKLLLATCSSFLGILFAFPALRMAQMYVDALRYSKGNAFTQFLLHLNFFAPAAIALMWIKPIVRDLIRDPRIGLGRSEDVSPMLTDSQFEIMRILFIICICFLRLALLRIHLQAYLNIAYEKMMKLRKESGMITNIELQKIITRVFYYLGVVAVQYLSPLVLVLCSVMCLKTMGGYSWLAFSADYKDNVMNLTTAIVQNNEASSNQLLSDSTLQDMVHTVGGNLYSIRAIFTPVLLRGVFSYIVWWSSFNWTVASSLGLLYHSYLID